Proteins encoded within one genomic window of Enterococcus haemoperoxidus ATCC BAA-382:
- a CDS encoding C39 family peptidase, with product MKQKQKKKSKAYIIALLVGTAFAGFVLAKVAPMEEGHGFSALFSAGKADEIKLTETSESKKEPEKVKKLTYTEQINQDLSEGKFVNRMPINLLLQTDDKWKSTPYGTGNPDGNTLEINGCAILSLAMVSSYLDNKTYTPQDILDWSKNDYFVEGEGTAWSAFSDFATVKGYQFEDLETDIASVEEHLKQNHPVIISVKPGLFTETGHIMVLSGTNNGKFWVNDPNDSETKGHSKKEFTADELLNEALNFWVIYK from the coding sequence ATGAAGCAAAAACAAAAAAAGAAATCAAAAGCTTATATCATAGCATTATTAGTCGGAACAGCATTTGCAGGATTCGTTTTAGCAAAAGTAGCACCAATGGAAGAAGGACATGGCTTTTCAGCTTTATTTAGTGCTGGCAAGGCTGATGAGATAAAATTGACTGAGACAAGTGAAAGTAAAAAAGAACCAGAAAAAGTAAAAAAACTAACCTATACTGAGCAAATCAACCAGGATCTGAGTGAAGGGAAATTTGTTAACCGGATGCCGATCAACTTATTATTGCAAACGGATGATAAATGGAAGTCGACACCATATGGTACGGGGAATCCAGACGGAAATACCTTAGAAATAAATGGTTGTGCGATCCTTTCTTTAGCGATGGTATCTTCTTACCTAGATAATAAAACATACACGCCTCAAGATATTCTAGACTGGTCAAAAAATGATTATTTTGTAGAAGGTGAAGGTACAGCTTGGTCGGCGTTCTCTGATTTTGCAACAGTCAAAGGTTATCAATTTGAAGATTTAGAAACGGATATCGCCTCTGTAGAAGAACACTTAAAGCAAAATCATCCTGTGATCATCTCCGTAAAACCAGGTTTATTTACGGAAACAGGCCATATCATGGTACTGAGCGGAACGAATAACGGTAAATTCTGGGTGAATGATCCAAATGATTCTGAGACAAAAGGACACTCCAAAAAAGAATTTACAGCAGATGAATTGCTGAATGAAGCATTGAACTTTTGGGTGATCTATAAATAA
- a CDS encoding glucosamine-6-phosphate deaminase → MKIIIEKNFDAMSETTKNILLGHMSEDKRVNLSITAGNTPVGVYERMVDVVKDSPDYANVHYYNFDEIPVANQAEGVTITDLRKLYLTPANIKESNIHPLTVENYAEQDKRLAMAGGLDAMLIGLGGDGHFCGNMPTTTSFENLTYKVKVTGDEPWFVPDMMEKGLEFVTMGPVSVMRVKHLILIVNGEKKAEMVKNVLQGPVTEEYPASVLQLHPNLTVILDEAAASKLDR, encoded by the coding sequence ATGAAAATCATCATCGAAAAAAACTTTGACGCAATGAGTGAAACAACTAAAAATATTTTATTAGGTCACATGAGTGAAGATAAACGTGTCAATCTCTCTATTACAGCAGGTAATACTCCTGTCGGTGTTTATGAAAGAATGGTAGACGTTGTAAAAGACTCGCCAGATTACGCAAATGTTCATTATTATAATTTTGATGAAATACCAGTTGCTAATCAAGCAGAAGGCGTAACAATTACTGATTTGAGAAAGTTATACTTAACGCCTGCAAATATCAAGGAATCCAATATCCATCCGTTGACTGTAGAAAATTATGCAGAACAAGACAAGCGATTAGCAATGGCTGGCGGCTTGGATGCAATGTTGATCGGTTTAGGTGGAGATGGGCATTTCTGTGGGAATATGCCAACAACAACAAGCTTTGAAAATTTGACGTATAAGGTAAAAGTAACAGGCGACGAACCGTGGTTTGTACCTGATATGATGGAAAAAGGGTTAGAATTTGTTACGATGGGACCCGTTAGTGTGATGCGCGTGAAACACTTGATTTTGATCGTTAATGGCGAGAAAAAAGCAGAAATGGTAAAGAATGTATTGCAAGGGCCAGTAACAGAAGAATATCCAGCATCCGTTTTACAATTGCACCCTAATCTTACGGTTATTTTGGATGAAGCTGCAGCAAGTAAATTGGATAGATAA
- a CDS encoding DNA-3-methyladenine glycosylase I, with protein sequence MEKVRCDWANGNELEAKYHDEEWGTAEHTDQKLFEMLILESMQAGLSWSTILKKRETLTKAYDQFDYVKIAEYTQEKIDSLLADPGIIRNKLKVNAAINNAKVFMEIQVEHGSFDQFIWSYVDHKPIKNRWKNIKEVPASTELSDKISKDLKKKGFKFLGTTTVYAFMQATGMVDDHLAYCFKCQEDLGVRQK encoded by the coding sequence ATGGAAAAAGTTCGATGTGATTGGGCCAATGGAAATGAATTAGAAGCAAAATATCATGATGAAGAGTGGGGGACGGCAGAGCATACGGATCAAAAGCTTTTTGAAATGTTGATATTAGAAAGCATGCAGGCCGGATTGAGCTGGTCGACGATCCTTAAAAAAAGAGAGACGTTGACTAAGGCATATGATCAATTTGACTACGTAAAAATTGCTGAATATACGCAAGAAAAAATTGATTCATTACTAGCAGATCCAGGTATTATTAGAAATAAGCTGAAGGTTAATGCGGCGATCAATAATGCGAAAGTATTTATGGAGATTCAAGTAGAACACGGCAGTTTTGATCAGTTTATTTGGTCTTACGTGGATCATAAGCCTATTAAAAATCGTTGGAAAAATATCAAAGAAGTGCCAGCATCTACAGAATTATCTGATAAAATCAGTAAAGATTTAAAGAAAAAAGGGTTTAAATTTTTAGGTACAACAACGGTCTATGCGTTTATGCAGGCGACAGGCATGGTAGATGATCATTTAGCCTATTGTTTTAAGTGCCAAGAAGATTTGGGTGTGAGGCAAAAGTAA
- a CDS encoding LysR family transcriptional regulator, protein MMEVNDLRNFQRIAATCSMSQATRTMEYAQSNLTERIKLLKQELSVLFFLRTNRGVVLLSKGEKLLKYATVILAQINEIETYYKKMMLGHNAKNHISASRNPNKRWDQKQCLGE, encoded by the coding sequence ATGATGGAAGTGAATGACTTGAGAAATTTTCAACGTATAGCAGCTACATGTTCGATGTCACAGGCTACTAGAACAATGGAATATGCTCAATCCAACTTAACTGAACGAATCAAATTATTGAAACAAGAGTTGTCAGTTCTTTTTTTTTTACGAACGAATCGAGGCGTTGTATTGCTTTCAAAAGGCGAAAAATTATTGAAGTACGCAACTGTAATTTTAGCCCAAATCAACGAAATTGAAACGTATTATAAGAAAATGATGCTGGGGCATAACGCTAAGAATCATATCTCAGCATCAAGGAATCCGAATAAACGGTGGGATCAGAAGCAATGCCTAGGGGAATAA
- a CDS encoding MurR/RpiR family transcriptional regulator — protein sequence MSDIYKVINANYEKLSEAEQEVIDFILNFTDIGNLKLKDIKDELYVSNATVIRACKKLNYATFNELKKAFIVSREEKLDICPAEFDFYHLLEGINKDTLTTLKLADEQKIDQICDCLTNARRIFCVGMGSSSQVASEFNHKLNLIDLWTDNYSEQFLLERIPQICKAQDVVIVFSLSGEEDKINEIIVKAKSKGTTIIAVTNMVSNKLKLISTYSLLTYNSPSNRKQLRSRLMLYVASTLIYEKLIVKIASLG from the coding sequence ATGAGTGATATTTATAAAGTTATCAATGCAAACTATGAAAAATTATCAGAAGCTGAACAAGAAGTCATTGATTTCATTTTAAACTTTACGGATATTGGAAATTTAAAATTAAAAGATATTAAAGATGAACTGTATGTATCAAATGCTACCGTCATCAGAGCGTGTAAAAAACTGAACTATGCAACATTTAATGAGTTGAAAAAGGCATTCATTGTGTCTAGAGAAGAAAAACTAGATATTTGTCCAGCAGAATTTGATTTTTATCATCTTTTAGAAGGGATAAATAAGGATACGTTAACGACTTTGAAGTTAGCAGATGAGCAGAAGATAGACCAAATCTGTGATTGTTTGACTAATGCTAGAAGAATTTTTTGTGTTGGGATGGGTTCAAGCTCTCAAGTGGCATCTGAATTTAACCATAAATTGAACTTGATTGATCTTTGGACGGATAATTATTCAGAACAATTTTTACTTGAACGAATTCCTCAAATCTGCAAAGCACAAGACGTAGTTATTGTTTTTTCTTTAAGCGGTGAAGAGGACAAAATCAATGAAATTATAGTCAAAGCAAAAAGCAAAGGTACAACGATTATTGCGGTTACTAATATGGTATCTAACAAATTAAAGTTGATCAGTACATATTCTTTGTTGACCTATAACAGTCCTAGTAATCGGAAACAACTTCGCTCAAGATTAATGCTATATGTAGCAAGTACCTTGATCTATGAAAAGTTGATAGTGAAAATAGCTAGTTTGGGATGA
- a CDS encoding helix-turn-helix domain-containing protein: MKEILSSRSKRQLELMELLADNDWVTFSTASEALSAPVKTLKSDIIELETLLAPATIESSKKYGIRLATNFGFCKTSIYQKFIKNSVEFQLIEKIFLHNFSTIVDLADDLYISVSTIKRIVLRVNQLLQIEGFTINLKKMQLVGDPHSICNFMQHYFYEKYGVAESLLTPAQLVILDKVGLQIVKQAVPNEPSYNLDFSLLNRLRFYTYTIINLLKHNSENQLHNLPKKEFPILNDTYACDEFYSQFHLPLSSVNLNTFFYLFFSDQYADSLDTVQELIKVDRNAFLKYQKIETLLQEIEKKMGCKCANFDDIFMRLYNLDCQIHGRTYILHNKNKEFLISIKNLYGHFPTELIHSLQAIFYSNPYKEYMIYEAISILFTNWPHLLDRLEYSTPTMNACLLFNSGIEYMNMLSERITYYLRGRFSCTPLQVTSLEELAKEASAYDCIITNIPEIYIDNIPTIVIPLIPDAKSFDKLMLVYEDYFDTK; this comes from the coding sequence ATGAAAGAAATCCTTTCCTCACGATCCAAACGTCAGTTAGAGCTAATGGAATTATTAGCTGACAATGATTGGGTCACGTTTTCCACCGCATCTGAAGCATTAAGCGCTCCTGTAAAAACATTAAAATCAGATATTATTGAATTAGAAACATTGCTTGCACCTGCTACTATCGAGTCCTCAAAAAAATATGGTATTCGCTTAGCGACCAATTTTGGCTTTTGTAAAACGAGTATTTATCAAAAATTTATAAAAAATAGTGTTGAATTTCAGTTGATCGAAAAAATTTTTTTACATAATTTCTCTACTATCGTTGATTTAGCAGATGATCTTTATATCAGTGTCTCAACGATCAAACGAATTGTTTTACGAGTTAACCAACTACTTCAAATAGAAGGTTTTACAATCAATTTGAAGAAGATGCAGCTCGTTGGTGATCCACATAGTATTTGCAATTTTATGCAGCATTATTTTTATGAGAAGTATGGAGTGGCTGAAAGTCTTTTAACTCCTGCTCAGTTGGTTATTTTAGATAAAGTCGGACTTCAAATCGTTAAACAAGCAGTCCCTAATGAACCTTCATATAACTTAGACTTTTCTCTACTAAATCGCCTACGTTTCTACACTTATACGATTATCAATCTGTTAAAACATAATAGTGAAAATCAACTTCACAATCTACCTAAAAAAGAATTTCCAATTCTTAATGATACATATGCTTGCGATGAATTTTATAGTCAATTTCATTTACCTTTATCTTCCGTTAATTTAAACACTTTTTTCTATTTATTTTTTAGTGATCAATATGCTGACTCACTCGATACTGTACAAGAACTGATAAAAGTCGACCGTAATGCTTTTTTAAAATACCAAAAAATTGAAACTCTTCTGCAAGAAATTGAAAAGAAAATGGGCTGTAAATGTGCTAATTTTGATGATATTTTTATGCGTCTCTACAACTTAGATTGCCAAATACACGGACGAACGTATATCTTGCACAATAAGAACAAAGAATTTCTTATAAGCATCAAAAACCTATATGGCCATTTTCCAACGGAACTGATTCACTCATTACAGGCTATTTTTTATTCCAATCCTTATAAAGAATATATGATTTATGAAGCGATCTCGATTTTATTTACTAATTGGCCCCATTTACTTGATCGTTTAGAGTACTCAACGCCAACTATGAATGCTTGCCTTTTATTCAATTCTGGAATAGAGTATATGAACATGCTTTCGGAGCGCATCACTTACTATTTAAGGGGCCGTTTCTCTTGTACACCACTACAAGTCACTTCATTAGAGGAGCTTGCAAAAGAAGCATCTGCGTATGATTGCATCATAACCAATATTCCTGAAATCTATATCGATAACATTCCGACAATTGTTATTCCACTGATTCCTGATGCTAAGAGTTTTGATAAATTGATGTTAGTTTACGAAGATTATTTTGACACGAAATAA
- a CDS encoding lytic polysaccharide monooxygenase: MKKKLVGLALMSTIILGGVGLMNADEADAHGYVETPAARGYQGSLDKNTIGWGPAMEKYGMVITNPQSLEYDKGFPQAGPADGRIASAQGGKGQITDFVMDSTGANRWTKQDIKTGVNTFSWHYTAPHSTTKWHYYMTKVGWNPEKPLARADFDFIGEVKHDGSAASNNKSHQIVVPENRSGYHVILAVWDVADTANAFYNVIDVNVKGNGEITPPVEEAPVTPTNVKASEVTTSSLKLTWNKGSNVKEYNVYRDGKKVATVGGAQFNDANLTENTTYSYQVEAVGTNGKISEKSAAVKVKTQSSAVEDNQKPTAPTNVHSMGTTENSVDLMWTKSTHFLGVKNYEVYRDGKKVATTEKTNFKDTGLKANTTYNYTVKAISLGGNVSETSAAFSVKTKEAPSGQTTWEADKIYNYGDKVIFDDLEYEARWWTRGERPDQSDVWKLLSKKAVNWETSKAYSGGDTVTFQGDTYKAKWWTQGNEPKTSNVWELI; the protein is encoded by the coding sequence ATGAAGAAAAAATTAGTAGGATTAGCATTGATGTCAACAATTATTTTAGGTGGAGTAGGTCTGATGAATGCGGATGAAGCAGATGCTCACGGATATGTAGAGACACCAGCTGCACGTGGTTACCAAGGTTCACTAGATAAAAATACAATTGGTTGGGGACCAGCGATGGAGAAGTATGGAATGGTTATTACCAATCCTCAATCTTTAGAATATGATAAAGGATTTCCGCAAGCTGGACCAGCAGATGGCCGTATCGCATCAGCTCAAGGCGGTAAAGGACAAATCACAGATTTCGTAATGGATAGTACTGGCGCAAATCGTTGGACAAAACAAGATATTAAAACTGGGGTAAATACATTCTCTTGGCACTATACAGCGCCACACAGCACAACGAAATGGCACTACTATATGACAAAAGTTGGTTGGAACCCAGAAAAACCATTAGCGAGAGCGGATTTTGATTTCATTGGTGAAGTAAAACATGATGGATCAGCTGCTTCAAACAATAAATCACATCAAATCGTGGTTCCAGAAAACCGTTCAGGTTACCATGTAATCTTAGCTGTTTGGGATGTTGCTGATACAGCAAATGCATTTTATAACGTAATCGATGTAAATGTAAAAGGGAATGGGGAAATTACTCCTCCAGTTGAAGAAGCTCCTGTAACACCGACAAATGTTAAAGCATCAGAAGTGACAACTTCTTCGCTTAAATTAACTTGGAACAAGGGTTCTAATGTCAAAGAATACAATGTATACCGTGATGGTAAAAAAGTTGCTACAGTTGGTGGCGCTCAATTTAACGATGCAAACTTAACAGAAAATACAACTTATTCTTACCAAGTAGAAGCAGTTGGAACAAACGGCAAAATTTCTGAGAAGAGTGCAGCTGTTAAGGTAAAAACACAATCGTCAGCAGTTGAAGATAATCAAAAACCAACAGCACCTACAAACGTTCACTCTATGGGAACTACTGAAAATTCAGTCGATTTAATGTGGACAAAATCAACGCATTTCTTAGGTGTTAAAAACTATGAAGTATATCGTGACGGTAAAAAAGTGGCGACAACAGAAAAAACAAACTTTAAAGATACTGGCTTGAAAGCTAACACAACATACAATTACACTGTCAAAGCAATCAGTCTTGGCGGCAACGTTTCAGAAACGAGTGCAGCATTTTCTGTGAAGACAAAAGAAGCTCCAAGTGGTCAAACAACATGGGAAGCTGACAAAATTTACAACTATGGTGACAAAGTAATTTTTGACGATTTAGAATATGAAGCAAGATGGTGGACAAGAGGTGAGCGTCCAGATCAATCAGATGTTTGGAAACTTCTTTCAAAAAAAGCGGTGAACTGGGAAACAAGCAAAGCATATAGCGGTGGCGATACAGTGACATTCCAAGGTGACACATATAAAGCAAAATGGTGGACACAAGGAAATGAGCCGAAAACTTCAAATGTTTGGGAATTGATTTAA
- a CDS encoding DUF4260 family protein — translation MITKKIYPTSICLNKLFPNPPLTRFKYSFLFLFLPDITMIGYISNPSFGTKIYNLGHNLVFSILLIFIYLFTQTALLLPIAIVWSAHIFMDRTLGYGLKYRDEFKHTPIQNL, via the coding sequence ATAATTACCAAAAAAATTTATCCTACTAGCATTTGTTTAAACAAATTATTTCCAAATCCCCCCCTCACCAGATTCAAATACTCCTTCCTTTTTCTCTTCTTACCTGATATCACAATGATTGGTTATATAAGTAATCCATCTTTTGGTACTAAAATTTATAATCTAGGTCATAATTTAGTATTCTCAATCTTATTGATTTTCATTTACCTTTTTACTCAAACAGCTCTTTTATTGCCGATCGCTATCGTTTGGAGCGCTCATATTTTTATGGATCGAACGTTAGGCTACGGTCTTAAATACCGCGATGAATTTAAACATACTCCTATCCAAAACCTATAA
- a CDS encoding GyrI-like domain-containing protein — protein sequence MKFEWRKQEKALYLPKAKPMELTVPKQNFYTISGKGDPNDSQFGEETAALYAMSYGIRMMPKNGTTPEGYFEYTVYPLEGIWTLSDEAVADGRAFDKSDLVYKIMIRQPDFVTEELALANIEKISKKKSNPNNQNVKFETIEDGKCVQMLHVGSYDDEFKSFEVMQHYCEEHQLSRTTFAHKEIYLSDPRKVAPEKMKTVLRYFVE from the coding sequence ATGAAATTTGAGTGGCGTAAACAAGAGAAGGCGTTGTATTTACCAAAAGCAAAACCAATGGAGCTAACAGTGCCGAAACAGAATTTTTATACGATTTCAGGAAAAGGTGATCCTAATGATTCGCAATTTGGGGAAGAGACAGCTGCTTTATACGCGATGTCATACGGTATTCGAATGATGCCTAAAAACGGAACCACACCAGAAGGTTATTTTGAATACACGGTTTATCCGTTGGAGGGGATTTGGACATTGTCAGATGAAGCGGTAGCTGATGGCAGGGCATTTGATAAGTCGGATTTGGTCTATAAAATCATGATTCGCCAACCAGATTTTGTAACAGAAGAATTGGCTTTAGCGAATATAGAAAAGATTTCTAAAAAGAAGTCGAATCCTAATAATCAAAATGTAAAGTTTGAAACGATTGAGGATGGAAAATGTGTGCAAATGTTGCATGTAGGCTCTTATGATGATGAATTTAAGAGCTTTGAAGTGATGCAACATTATTGTGAAGAACATCAGTTGAGTAGAACGACATTTGCCCATAAAGAGATTTACCTTTCTGATCCTAGAAAAGTAGCGCCTGAAAAAATGAAGACCGTGTTACGTTACTTTGTTGAATAG
- a CDS encoding glycoside hydrolase family 13 protein, translating to MSNTAIEVKKNSSLEKNSWWKNAVGYQIYPRSFKDSNHDGIGDLNGIRQKLPYLKELGVDFIWINPIYASPNVDNGYDISDYQAIHEDFGTMDDFQALLKEAHALDLKIIMDLVVNHTSDQHPWFIESKKSLDNPYRDYYHWADATKDQMPNDWQSFFGGSTWTYDETTQQAYFHVFAKEQPDLNWKNPRVRHEIYQMIRWWLDLGIDGFRIDAISHIQKEPWDFKITDNQWAPFMNVSGIEMYLKELKAIFNEYTVMTVGEASGVPHHEAGAWTGDHGYFNMIFELEHCERIGEIGRQKGSIPHLKHSLNQWQTSLEEDGWNALYLENHDTPRSVSVYGDDSPEAAKALATVLLLLKGTPFIYQGQEVGMTNYPFSSIEELNAADTIHFYQTLLAQGTISTDALAIAVNWSRDHSRTPFQWEDALHGGFSTTEPWLKVNENYRMINAAQKDLKTSSIFHHYQALIRLRKQTDALIYGKFQLLLPEHPTVFCYTRTTQTESWLILVQLGRKQTTVSFPDSWDYSKWEEIVTTVDAKPLEQLMCLSDYEAHIYRKTTI from the coding sequence ATGTCTAATACAGCAATCGAAGTTAAAAAAAATAGCAGTTTGGAGAAAAATAGTTGGTGGAAGAATGCGGTGGGGTATCAAATCTATCCTCGCAGCTTTAAAGACAGTAACCATGACGGCATTGGTGATTTGAATGGTATCCGTCAAAAACTACCTTACTTAAAAGAACTTGGCGTTGATTTTATTTGGATCAACCCAATCTATGCTTCACCAAATGTTGATAACGGTTATGATATTTCTGATTACCAAGCGATTCATGAAGATTTTGGTACGATGGATGATTTTCAAGCGTTGCTTAAAGAAGCACATGCTCTAGATTTAAAGATTATTATGGATTTAGTCGTCAATCACACTAGCGACCAACATCCTTGGTTTATCGAGTCTAAGAAATCGCTTGATAATCCTTATCGTGATTATTATCATTGGGCCGATGCAACAAAAGACCAGATGCCTAATGACTGGCAATCCTTTTTCGGTGGCTCAACCTGGACTTATGACGAAACGACCCAACAAGCTTACTTTCACGTTTTTGCTAAAGAGCAACCCGATCTTAACTGGAAAAATCCGCGTGTTCGCCATGAAATTTACCAAATGATTCGCTGGTGGCTTGATCTTGGTATTGATGGTTTCCGGATTGACGCAATCAGTCATATCCAAAAAGAACCTTGGGATTTCAAGATTACTGATAATCAATGGGCCCCCTTTATGAATGTCTCTGGTATCGAAATGTATTTAAAAGAATTAAAGGCTATTTTTAATGAATACACGGTTATGACAGTCGGCGAAGCCAGCGGTGTCCCACATCATGAAGCTGGTGCTTGGACGGGTGATCATGGGTATTTTAATATGATTTTTGAATTGGAACATTGTGAACGTATTGGCGAAATAGGCCGTCAAAAAGGTTCTATTCCACATTTAAAACATTCCTTGAACCAATGGCAAACCAGCCTAGAAGAGGATGGTTGGAATGCTCTGTATTTAGAGAATCACGATACACCTCGCAGCGTGTCTGTTTACGGCGATGATTCCCCCGAAGCAGCAAAAGCTTTAGCAACAGTTCTTTTGTTATTGAAAGGAACTCCTTTTATCTATCAAGGCCAAGAGGTCGGGATGACTAATTATCCATTTAGCTCGATTGAAGAACTGAATGCAGCAGATACAATTCATTTTTATCAAACGTTATTAGCACAAGGAACAATCAGTACAGATGCTTTAGCAATTGCAGTGAATTGGTCCAGAGACCATAGCCGTACACCCTTTCAATGGGAGGATGCTTTGCACGGAGGATTTTCAACAACTGAACCTTGGCTGAAAGTCAACGAAAATTACCGAATGATCAATGCCGCACAGAAAGATCTTAAAACCAGTAGCATTTTCCATCATTACCAAGCTTTGATTCGACTAAGAAAACAGACAGATGCACTTATTTACGGAAAATTCCAATTACTTTTACCTGAACATCCAACTGTTTTTTGTTATACACGCACGACCCAAACAGAGTCTTGGCTAATTTTAGTACAGTTAGGCAGGAAACAAACAACTGTCTCATTTCCGGATTCTTGGGATTATTCTAAATGGGAAGAAATAGTAACCACAGTAGATGCTAAACCGCTAGAACAGCTTATGTGCCTTTCAGATTACGAAGCTCATATTTATCGAAAAACGACCATTTAA
- a CDS encoding glycoside hydrolase family 13 protein yields the protein MTNQEASTHWWQEAVVYQVYPRSFQDSNGDGIGDLNGIIQRLDYLKQLGISAIWLSPVYRSPNDDNGYDISDYEQIMAEFGTMEDMEQLIQEAEKREIKIIMDLVVNHTSDEHPWFVESRSSKDNPYRDFYVWRKGIDKDTPPNDLESTFLGSAWQLDETTDDYYLHLFSQKQPDLNWENPAVRNAIYDMMNFWINKGIGGFRMDVIDLVGKIPDKKITGNGPKLHDYLQEMNAQTFGGKDLLTVGETWGATPEIAKLYSDPKRNELSMVFQFEHVALDEEPGKSKWDLRPLQIAELKQVFSKWQTELGDQGWNSLFWNNHDLPRIVSRWGNDRNYRVQSAKMLAILLHMLKGTPYIYQGEEIGMTNRVIQDIKEVEDIESKNMYADRIEKGYTKVEILTSINTKGRDNARTPMQWADIENAGFTTGTPWLAVNDNYPEINVANALADKNSIFYTYQKLIELRKTSPLIVWGSFELLTNTADEVFAYYRHYQGTSWLIVCNFSDQKQAFSLDQTSTETIIANTEKDYSKLSDRTLEPYEAFVVHLSSFKG from the coding sequence ATGACAAATCAGGAAGCAAGCACTCATTGGTGGCAAGAAGCCGTCGTTTATCAAGTTTATCCACGGAGTTTTCAAGATAGTAACGGTGATGGTATCGGTGATTTGAACGGAATCATCCAAAGATTAGATTATTTGAAACAATTAGGAATCAGCGCGATTTGGCTAAGTCCTGTCTACCGTTCGCCAAACGATGACAATGGATATGATATCAGCGATTACGAACAAATTATGGCAGAATTTGGAACGATGGAGGACATGGAACAGCTGATTCAGGAAGCTGAAAAAAGAGAGATTAAAATCATTATGGATCTGGTCGTTAACCATACCAGCGATGAACACCCTTGGTTCGTCGAATCTCGTTCATCTAAAGACAACCCTTATCGTGATTTTTACGTCTGGCGCAAAGGAATTGATAAAGACACACCTCCAAATGACTTAGAATCAACTTTTCTAGGTTCAGCGTGGCAATTAGACGAGACGACCGATGACTATTATCTACACTTATTCAGTCAAAAACAACCTGACTTAAACTGGGAAAACCCTGCTGTCCGAAATGCTATTTACGATATGATGAACTTTTGGATCAATAAAGGGATCGGCGGCTTTAGAATGGATGTTATTGATCTAGTTGGAAAAATCCCAGACAAAAAAATCACTGGAAACGGCCCAAAACTTCACGACTATTTACAAGAAATGAATGCTCAGACTTTTGGCGGAAAAGATTTGCTGACAGTTGGCGAAACATGGGGCGCTACACCAGAAATCGCAAAACTTTATTCTGATCCAAAAAGAAACGAACTTTCTATGGTCTTTCAATTTGAGCACGTTGCATTAGATGAAGAACCCGGAAAAAGCAAATGGGATCTGCGTCCTTTACAGATAGCAGAATTAAAACAAGTCTTTTCAAAATGGCAAACCGAACTTGGCGACCAAGGTTGGAATTCCCTATTTTGGAACAATCACGACCTCCCTCGAATCGTTTCAAGGTGGGGAAATGATCGTAATTACCGTGTACAAAGCGCTAAAATGCTGGCTATTTTACTGCACATGTTAAAAGGAACTCCTTATATTTACCAAGGTGAAGAAATCGGAATGACGAATCGTGTGATTCAAGATATTAAAGAAGTTGAAGATATCGAAAGTAAGAATATGTATGCTGATCGCATCGAAAAAGGCTACACAAAAGTTGAAATTTTGACTTCTATAAACACTAAAGGTCGCGATAATGCCCGCACACCCATGCAATGGGCTGATATCGAAAACGCTGGTTTTACAACAGGTACTCCTTGGCTCGCCGTCAACGATAACTATCCCGAAATCAACGTTGCCAATGCTTTAGCTGATAAAAATTCGATTTTTTATACCTACCAAAAACTAATCGAACTGCGCAAAACATCTCCTTTGATCGTTTGGGGTAGTTTCGAATTGCTAACAAATACAGCCGATGAAGTATTTGCTTATTATCGTCATTATCAAGGAACAAGTTGGTTAATTGTTTGCAACTTTTCAGACCAAAAACAAGCATTTTCATTAGATCAAACAAGCACTGAAACGATTATCGCAAATACTGAGAAAGACTATAGCAAACTTTCTGACAGAACATTAGAACCCTACGAAGCATTCGTGGTTCATTTATCTAGTTTCAAAGGCTAG